The Cynocephalus volans isolate mCynVol1 chromosome 2, mCynVol1.pri, whole genome shotgun sequence genome window below encodes:
- the CABP1 gene encoding calcium-binding protein 1 isoform X1 — MGGGDGAAFKRPGDGARLQRVLGVGSRRAPGSLPAGGPAPGRTAPPPPGHASAGPAAMSSHIAKSESKTSLLKAAAAASRGSRAPRHGPARDPGLPGRRLPGAFPGTPPSSGDPSSRRPLCRPAPREEGARESRRGLPQAHCRPREALPAAACRPLPPSPLPPARGRDGEERGLSPAVGLRGSLRAPGRGDSAPAAASEADSFLHRLHPMLSSAFGQDRSLRPEEIEELREAFREFDKDKDGYINCRDLGNCMRTMGYMPTEMELIELSQQINMNLGGHVDFDDFVELMGPKLLAETADMIGVKELRDAFREFDTNGDGEISTSELREAMRKLLGHQVGHRDIEEIIRDVDLNGDGRVDFEEFVRMMSR; from the exons ATGGGCGGCGGCGACGGGGCCGCATTTAAGCGGCCGGGGGACGGCGCCCGCCTCCAGCGCGTCCTCGGGGTTGGCTCCCGCCGGGCGCCCGGCTCCCTGCCCGCCGGGGGCCCCGCGCCGGGCCGCACCGCGCCGCCCCCGCCGGGCCATGCGAGCGCGGGCCCGGCCGCGATGAGCTCGCACATCGCCAAAAGCGAGTCCAAGACGTCGCTTCtgaaggcggcggcggcggcgagcaGGGGCAGCCGGGCTCCTCGGCACGGCCCTGCCCGGGACCCGGGGTTGCCCGGCCGCCGACTGCCCGGCGCCTTCCCGGGCACGCCGCCGTCGTCCGGGGACCCCAGTTCGCGGAGGCCCCTGTGCCGGCCGGCGCCGCGAGAGGAGGGCGCGCGGGAGAGCCGGCGTGGGCTCCCCCAGGCGCACTGCAGGCCCCGGGAGGCGCTGCCGGCCGCGGCGTGCCGACCTTTGCCGCCGTCGCCGCTGCCGCCGGCCCGCGGGCGGGATGGGGAGGAACGGGGGCTGTCTCCCGCGGTCGGCCTCCGGGGCTCGCTGCGAGCCCCCGGCCGCGGGGACTCCGCTCCAGCCGCCGCGTCCGAGGCGGACTCGTTCCTCCACCGGCTGCACCCCATGCTCAGCTCCGCCTTCGGCCAG GACAGATCACTGCGACCAGAGGAGATTGAAG AGCTCCGAGAGGCCTTCAGAGAATTTGACAAGGACAAGGACGGCTACATCAACTGCCGGGACCTGGGCAACTGCATGCGCACCATGGGCTACATGCCCACCGAGATGGAGCTCATTGAGCTGTCCCAGCAGATCAACATGAACC tGGGTGGCCATGTGGATTTTGATGACTTCGTGGAGCTAATGGGGCCTAAACTCCTGGCGGAGACAGCAGATATGATTGGAGTCAAGGAACTGCGAGACGCTTTCCGAGAG TTTGACACAAATGGTGATGGGGAGATAAGCACCAGTGAGTTGAGAGAAGCCATGAGGAAGCTCCTGGGTCATCAGGTGGGACATCGAGACATAGAGGAAATTATCCGAGATGTGGACCTCAATGGGGATGGACGAGTGGACTTTGAAG AGTTTGTCCGGATGATGTCCCGCTGA
- the LOC134370735 gene encoding elongin-C-like: MDGEEKTCGGHEAPDATYVKLISSDGHEFIMKREHGLTLGTIKAMLSGPGQFAENKTNEINFREIPSHVLSKVCMYFTYKFRYINSSTEIPEFPIAPEIVLELLMAANFIDY; this comes from the coding sequence ATGGATGGAGAGGAGAAAACCTGTGGTGGCCATGAAGCCCCTGATGCCACGTATGTCAAATTGATATCTTCTGATGGTCATGAATTTATCATGAAAAGAGAACATGGACTAACATTAGGAACGATAAAAGCCATGTTGAGTGGTCCAGGCCAGTTTGCTGAGAACAAAACCAATGAGATTAATTTTAGAGAGATCCCTTCACATGTGCTATCAAAAGTATGCATGTATTTTACCTACAAGTTTCGCTACATTAACAGCTCCACTGAGATTCCTGAATTTCCAATTGCACCTGAAATTGTACTGGAACTGCTGATGGCTGCAAACTTCAtagattattaa